From the genome of Eublepharis macularius isolate TG4126 chromosome 4, MPM_Emac_v1.0, whole genome shotgun sequence:
AGACAGGGAAATTACCCCATCTCCCTTCCATCGGATGAAGGAGAAAAGACTCAGCAAGCTGAAACTTGCTGAGTTCCGCTGCCTCTTTCATCCAATGAAGGGGAGATGGGGAATGAGTTGCAGCgcggcaagtttaaacttgctgggCGCCGCTGCCTCTTTCGCCTCATCCAATGAAGGAGAATAGAGAGACCCAGCAAGCTGAAACTTGCTGCGCTGCAACTCTTTCATCCGATGGAGGGGAGACGGGGAAATTTCCCCATCTCCGGTCCATTGACTGAATGTGTTGCAGTGCGGCAAATTTAAACTTGCTGGGCTCCACTGCCTCTTTCACCCAATGGAGGGGGGACGGGGAAATTTCCCCATCTCCCCTCCATTGGCTGAAGGAGAAAACAGTGACCAAGCAAGCTGAAACTTGCTGGGcgccaccaggggtcatttcgtagaaaaagagctggaggaactcattagcatatgtcacatctcttgccatcaccgaaagtgtgtcattagtataactgatttgcatatgccacaccccctgacatcacctattctggctgttttggacccaatcctggctattcagggccaaaattgggcctaaaatggcaaaaaggggctgaaaatggctgaaaaaggggcccaaaattgtcaggatcgggctgctgatgagcaggagagtgatccaccacccatcagaggctcgatccaggccattttggccccaatccaggccaaaatggccgagagtcaggtgggtggggccacctgacatgtgacctctttggggaactgccggaactgcgttcctgtgtgttccccctcgaaatgagccctgggcgcCGCTGCCTTTTTCACCTGATGGAGGGAAGATGGGGAAATTTCCCCATCTCCCGTCCATTGGTTGAATGAGTTGCAGcgtggcaagtttaaacttgctgggCTGCCCTTTCCTCTTCACCCAATGGAGGGGAGACGAGGAAATTTCCCCATCTCCCCTCCATCGGGTGAAGGAGAAAGAAGCGACCCAGCAAGCTGAAACTGTCGGGGCAGGAAGCTTCcatgtgctccgaatctttacggagcatattgAAGTGGGCcaataagcaatttccaaagtggcttgccacttcagaaattgcttaATTCCGACTCTTTTCCCTGCTTCGTAAATTACAAAGTGGGAAAACCgaattttttttgctgcacatccctagtccacacatttatagggtttctcctctgtatggatacgtcgatggacagtaagctgcaCACTTTGAGCAAAACATTTTTACAGTCCACCCATTTTTATGTTTTTTCTCCAGTATGGATATATTGATGTAAAACAAGATGCGtattctgagcaaagctctttccacagtccacacatttatatgctttctcccctgtgtggatccccctATGGTCAGTAGGCAACGTACTCCTAACAAAGTTCTTTCCACAGTgcacacatttatatggcttttcccctgtgtggatacgttgatggacagtaagctgcaCACACTGAGCAAAACATTTTCCACAGTCcgtacatttatatggtttctctccggtATGGGTACGTCGATGGATAGTAAGATCTATATTCTAAGCAAAgcactttccacagtccacacatttatagggtttctcctcTGTATGGATAcattgatggacagtaaggtttGCACTCTGACCAAACAGCTTTTAACAATCcacacatttatagggtttctcccctgtatggatatgtcgatggacagtaagctgcgCACTCTGAGCAAAACATTTTCCACAGTCcatacatttgtatggtttctctccggtATGGATACGTTGATGTAAAACAAGATGCGtattctgagcaaagctctttccgcagtccacacatttatagggtttctcccctgtgtggatccgcCTATGGTTACTAAGCAGCAtactccgagcaaagctctttccacagtccacacatgtatatggcttttcccctgtgtggatacgttgatggacagtaagctctGTATTCTGAGCAAAGTGCTTTCCACAATCcacacatttatagggtttctcccctgtatggatacgtcgatgtaCAGTAAGCTGCGCACTCTGAGCAAAACACTTTCCACAGtccatacatttatatggtttctctccggtATGggtacgtcgatggacagtaagatctATATTCTGAGCAAAgcactttccacagtccacacatttatagggtttctcccctgtatggatacgtcgatgtaCAGTAAGCTGTGCACTCTGAGCAAAGAATTTTCCACAGTcgacacatttatatggtttctctccagtatggattCGTTGATGTAAAGTAAGATGTGtattccgagcaaagctctttccgcagtccacacatttatatggtttctccccagtatggattCGTTGATGTAAAACAAGATGCGtattccgagcaaagctctttccacagtccgtacatttatatggtttctcccctgtgtggacccGCCTATGGTCAGTAAGCTCTCTACTCCGAGCAAAACACTTTCcgcagtccacacatttatatggcttttcccctgtgtggatgcgttgatggacagtaagctctGTATTCTGAGCAAAGCACTTTCCACAATCCAAACATTCATATGGCTTCTTCCCAGTACGGACACGTTGGTGTAAAAGAAGATGTGTACTCTGAGTAAAACTCTTTCCGCAGTCAatacatttataaggtttctctcctgtgtggatacgTTTATGGACAGTAAGGTTTGCACTtcgagcaaagctcttcccacactccaagcatttatatggtttctctcctgtgtggatacgtcgatggacagtaagctctGTACTCCGAACAAAGCCCTTTCCACAGTCCatacatttatagggtttctctcctgtgtggatacgCTGATGGATAGTAATCTCTGaactccgagcaaagctcttcccacactccaaacacttatatggtttctctcctgtgtgtttTCTCCAGTGTGTATCAAACACTGAATCATAAAAgaatatttttccacaaatggggCAGCTGATTCTTCGACGGTATGGCAGGATGTCCTGGCATTCAGCACTCTGAGAAGCAGAGGTTTCATTCCTCCTCTTCTGTTTTGTTCCATTGCTGCTTCTCCACCATTTTCCTTCCAATGGGAGCTCTTGGGGATCTCCCTCAGGATTTTTCTGGGGACCATCAGCCTCTGGAATAAGGTGGAAAGTGTAAGATCTTAGAGCAAAAGCAGGGCAAGGAAAGAAGGCCATTATGTGTTCTTGATTCAGGCAGAACAGATATCACAGTATCTGCTACTTTTTACGAGTTTTCATGTAGGATAAACataaaaaaacagagctggaatGCACCCCAGGGtaatctagtctaaccccctgcaaggtgcaggaaattcacagatatcctccccctcacctcccccagtgatccctgcttaTCTGCTGAACTCTGTTTCTTCTGGGTCCTGGAAAAATGGATTTCCATTTCGTTGCAACATGGAAATACAATCAGGTCTGGGAACCAGAAGTCCTCCTTTGGGAGAAAGAAACAGAACAGCTACTtcataggaggggagggggccagtCCTTGGATCCAGAAATATCCATCCTGGTGGAGGCTCAGAAcagaggagggggcagggggcttCAGCACAGGGAAGGGAAGTCCTAGCTCAGAGACAGtatctcagccctctccaaaggtAAGCAAGATCTAGCATTCCTTCCTGATACCATAAAAAAGTCATTCATCGATCCCTTAAAAATCAGATCTCTTTATTTTGGACATCTCTTATCCCCCCCTTCCTTGAGGGAGTTCACGACAGCATTTTCCTCCTACCACCTTTCTAGAAGCATGTGCTCCTCTGATTTTAATAGCAGCCTTATGCAAACGGAGAGTGTCACGATTAAGAGCTTACCAAAGGAAAATCAACAATTGTGAAAGCTTACTAAGATGTCTAAATCAATGCCAGTTAACCTTCAATAAAATATTTACTATGAAAGTGTGTCTATTTTATGGGTACAAGTCCCAAATATGCCCCAAGTATACATTTGTGAAAATACTCTGAGTCAACCTCCAAATCAGTACGCAACTCACAATGAATTCCTCTGtaacaataaagtgctagtgcttgaCATACAATAAGTACATTTCATAAATGATTTTGGGCtctacaaagaaagaaacaaacgGCAAAAAATATACAATAGCAGCTTTGGACCTGAAATACATATATTTCCTAGCATGCTGTTTTGGATGTTGGGACTGTCACAGTGTATGGACTAGTGCAATatccaattatttatttatatatttaggaaCTGTAAttatgaaatatatttattgtatgtcaagcactagcactttattgttGCAGAGGGATTCATTGTAAATAAGTTGCATACTGATTTGGAGGTGGACTTAAAAGTGTATTGTTACAAATGTGTATTTTGGACATATGGTTTGTACCCATAAAAAAGACACACTTTTGTAATAAATGTTTTATTGAAGGGTAACTGGcattgatttacagtgcaatcctaagcagagttactccagtcttagcccactgaaataaatgggcttagactggagtaactctgcataggattgcactgttagatgtCTTAAGCGTTCACAATTGTTGTTTTTCCTTTCATAGCAGCCTAGCAGACAGGAATTCAGCAGGCAAAGCTCTTTGTGACATACTGCTCTGGTAAGTTCCTTGGAGCAAGGAATGTCTTTTTGCGCTTTGTAAAACGCACAGTGAGAACACTATATAAATACAGGTATTATTATGCTTATTTAAAATgctttctttcttggctgctctGAAAGACCCGTGAGAAAGCCCTATTTAAATAACTGATTACAAACTAATATTTTAGTTTACAAACTAATACAATACTGACAGTCTCTACTGGAAGAGTCCTAGGAGAGTCCTTAGAAAGAGCCATCTCTGCCTGTGAACTAAGAGAAAGGGcagccttacccagagaggccacagccTGACGATTGTCCTCCATGACTTCCTCGTGAAGGCTTCTTTGGTCCGGACCCAgcagagcccattcctcctcgGTGAAATGAACAGACACCTCCTCGAAGGTCACCGGAGCCTGAAAAAAGAACGAAATAAACCTGTCTCCCTCTCAAATAATGGAACCATTCTTCCTCTTCTAAGGGCAAGCCAAAAATACTACAATTAAACACTTCCTTGCAGACCTCCATCAGATCTCTTCCATCCAGTGGTCAGCACACCTAGCAGCCAAGGGAACAACACAGAGAGGTTCTTTCTGGGCTGGGGCTGGAAGTGCAGAATGGTACCCAGGGTCCCGACTGGCACTTCCACACTTACCCACTGTGGCTGCATGGAAGCTGCTTTCTCTCTGTCACAAAGAGATGGCAAAGAATATGTTGCTTTCAAGGCCATGCCTGGAAAGATCAAAACATAATTGGAAGACATTCTCAACTTTCCATGTATTTAGCATTCCAGTTCcttgcatggggtgggggggtgggagggacaAATTCTCCCTCTCTTGCCTCTCATGCTTACAACTACACTTGCATCCTTATTTAGGATAATTTTTTGATTCCAAATGTTTGCAAAATCCAATCTTGCCACATTTATCATACACAGACGTGCGCCTGTTTCTCCACTGGTACAAAATTCAGACTTAAGAAGGAAGAACTCTGAAATGCAAGGAACAGGCAGTCCTGAACCCACTGACAGAACCGCATCTGCCTGAGAACCTCTTGGCACGAGGGCAAGAACAACACAGATGGGAAAAGATAGTCTTGCAATTGGTGAAGTACCACTGCCCTCTTCACGTAGTGGCATTCCCGTCTCCCAGGgcaggtcatccaccagagcaaccaaggctgtttcagtcctacAACCAGGCCTAAACCAGGGTGGGAAGGATCTAAAATAAGTGTCTCATTCTGGAAAGCTTGAAGCTGTCCAGCCATcacctgttcaatcaccttgGCCAAGAATGGAATATTTGAGACTGGTGGAGCGAGATCTCCTGGGAACAGGGCAGGCTTCTTCAGAAGTGGGCACACCGCAGCCTGTTTTGAGGCTGGGGCGTCCACCCCCTCCTCAAGGAGCCGTTCAGTCCCTCTCAGACTCAGTTGACCAAGCACGCCCTGGCAGATTCAATTAGCCAGGAAGGGAAGGGACTTAGAAGCAGGAGGTAGGCTCAAACAGCCACGGATCCTGTCCTCATCTTCAGACTGAAAAAAGCAAAAGTTATTTGAAACAACTGGATGAGTTGGCCTCTAGAACCATCTGACCCTATCACGCCTAATGCAGAGCCCAAGTCAGAACGGATGCaggagattttatctgcaaagtactGAGAAAAATGGTGAGAGCATTTCTTTATCCATAACAAGAAAACTACTGGCATTTTTATCAAGCAGTTGCCCGACTAAAATAGATGTGGAGATGCCGTCTGGCCAAAACCACTATTCTTCCAACTATCTTGCACTGATTTTAAGTCAATTTTCAGTTTTTACTTCCCTAACTGGATATTCCTAAAGTGGGAAGTTGGAAAGGAGCATCCTTCCcaaactggaggggaggggagagtaaaAGCAGCCCACTTACACTCAAGGAGGACATCTAGTGGGTACAACAGCCCCTTTGATCTTACTTGGAAAATCCGCTCCGTGGTAATACTCCATTGTGATCTTTTCTTGCACCTGAAACAGAAATGGGGATTCCAGAATGGGGAGACTGTCAAGAAAAGgaatgggaaaggggaggggggctgaactAGCTGGGCATGCATTTTAAGGATACCCTTGATTATATCTTATACTCCACATACTACCCAGATGAGTCCCTCTCACCTGCTGGGCCTGATTCTTGGcatctgcctggctcaggaggaagccttctgccagggccactgcctgggaactggtttCCGGCCTGCATTCTCTGATCCAGCTCTCCATCTCTGGGGGCAGGACAGCCAGGAATTGCTCCAAGACCAAGACGTCCAGGATCTcgttcttgctgtgcctttctggctcCAGCCACTGGTGGCAAAGATGGTGTAGGTGGCTACAGACCTCTCGGGGCCCTTCGGCAACCTGGTAGTGGAAGTGCCTGAAGTGCTGGTGCTGCACATCTGAAAGGATAAAATTCTCTCCCAGGCTCTTCCGCATGTTTTCTTCCCACAGTTCCCTTCTGCTCTCAACCTCGGTGGCTTCAGGGCCTTTTCTTGTCTCTGGACCAACTGAGTCCAGCTCTCCCTTCATCCGCCCTTCGTCGCCAGACGGCCCCCAGCTGGATCAGCAGAAaaccttcctcctctgctggattCTTCTGTAAAGACAAGTACCCGATCTCTGACCTCTTGCAAAGAGAAGACTGATCTGTGGgaaatatatgtatatgtatacatgAACACATGCATTTAAAGAAGTGACCCGTGACACAAGAACTCATGGAACACCCCTGTGTTCCCtgtggaaatgtgtgtgtgtgtgtgtaagagcaCATCTGTTTAAAGACGTGAcccgtgactcacaaaagttcatggaACAAAGGTTCTTGTAAAGGTTCTTGTAAAGGTTCAAAGGTTCTTGTAAAGAAGAAGCCAGACAAAGCCCATGAAGAGGAGCTTCAGCACAAGAAGCAGAAAGGCTCTGCTCTGCTTAGTAAAAGCACAGCTAAACTATATATTAAAGATTCCTGCAGCATAAAGAAGCACGAGAACATTGTATGGTACCAGGAGAGAGGTGCATATTTGCAAACTGGTTGTTGTGAAGTTAGAAAGAGTGGCCCAGCACTGGACAGAGCAACTTCCAATCCCAGATATGCAGCGTTTCTCTGATCATACTGGACAACATTTCAACAGCAGTTTGACTTTTCCGGGGAAGCCAGTGGAGCTGCGGAGGAgccagagaagaggaaggggacccTAATTTGGAACCCTGCAGGGCCCCAACCCACTGAGTGGTTTCCAATCTCTCCAAAATTGATATTTAGATACTATCTTGATAGGGGGCTTTCCATCTAGAAAGAGTTATTCCTTTATATATTTGTGTTATTCATTGTCATTCATGGATCTATTTTTTCTACTCTAGCTGGGTTTGTTATGCTGGATTTTTAATTAATTACTTCTAACCTTTTATGTTTTCATTGCAAAGTGCTTTTTAAGCCACCTCAGTCTGGTTGTCTGGAGCGGCAACATAAAAACTATCTGAAGAAACAAATATCGTTGTCCTACAGGAAAGCAAAACCTGGCAGAGATCTTTCAGAATTCTGTGGCTGATCTGAGAAACCCAAGTCTGATTCGTTCAGAAAGGACCGGATTGTCCCAGGTGTCCATCGATTCGAGTGGAGAGGTGATTTCTGGAAGCCAAAGATCTTACCTTAGCAAAGGCAACTGACGTGAGCCAGGCTGCAGAAGTCAACCAGAAGACAGCGGATTTGTGGGAAAGGAAAAGCTGTGCTGAATTGTACCTTCAGTAAGCCATAACTGAGGAAAGGAACCCTCCAAAACTCAAAAAGTTTCTCATTCCAGAATAGGAAAAGCTGGCACAGATTTGTAAGGtgcaatttaacatggacaaGGGCCAGGGTCTCCACctgagtaacaaaaatgcaaagcaggcatactggatgagggatgcaCTTCTGGCtaacagtggccattttcacatggcttaccttcccttggaacaacCTGGAATATCGCGCAAAACCTGCGGAAGATCGTGCGTGCGTGAGgtttgcacgacatcgcacaaatctcacgcgagaaaacacaatcttccgctgtttttgcatgatgttccaggtcgttctgagggaaggtaagccatgtggaaacagccagtgtgtgtgaacaagatcttaggATACTTGTAGATGGGAAGCtcaatatgagcagccagtgtgatgcagcagcaaaaaaggcaaatgcaatcttgggatGTATCAACTAAGGAATAACCTCCGAATCGCAGGATGCCACTGTCCCACTACATACCACCTCACCTGGATTATTGTGTGCAGGCCTagaggtctcacttcaaaaaggatgtggacaaattggaacagatgcagaggagagtAACCAGGATgaacaggggcctggagaccaagccgtACAAGaaaaaagactgagggacctgggaatgttccctTTAAAAAAGTGGAGGTTGGGGGGAGACACGatcactctctttaagtatttaaaaggatgtaaggggagggaagggagctgttcctcttggcaacAGAGAATAAGACTTGAAACAAGGGGCGTAAACTACAGGAGGACAGTTACCGGCTGGACACtcagaaaaacttcttcatgttaagactAATCCAGCAGTGGACCTGGCTGGCTGGAGATGGggtgggttccccctccttggcagtcttcaaggagcagctggaagaATCCTTGTTGGGGAatctttaggctgttcctacattgggcagggggtgggctAGATGGTCTCTAAGAGGACCCTTCCAATTCTAGGATTCTATGAACTGCAAGAAGAAACAGGAAGGCCCTGTGGGAACATGACTGCACTACAGCCACGCCAGGCTTATAAAAAGAATGATGAGTCTGCCTCTCCCACTATGCTCAAGCAAGGCAGCTTCGCTGATCTGAACAGGGGCTTCTGCAGGAGCCAcccctgaaaatgggcaaaatcaagcaTGCGCagattctctgtggtggtccccaacTTACTGAACTGCCTGTTTGGAGACGTCAAGCAAGCTCCCGCTCTCTTGGCCGTCGCATAAAGTGACAGGGGTTGTTGattatactactgcatactgcgTTTTGCTGCAATTATGCCCTTATTGGACATTTGCTCCGGCCTACACCACC
Proteins encoded in this window:
- the LOC129326936 gene encoding zinc finger protein 420-like, with the translated sequence MKGELDSVGPETRKGPEATEVESRRELWEENMRKSLGENFILSDVQHQHFRHFHYQVAEGPREVCSHLHHLCHQWLEPERHSKNEILDVLVLEQFLAVLPPEMESWIRECRPETSSQAVALAEGFLLSQADAKNQAQQVQEKITMEYYHGADFPSMALKATYSLPSLCDREKAASMQPQWAPVTFEEVSVHFTEEEWALLGPDQRSLHEEVMEDNRQAVASLEADGPQKNPEGDPQELPLEGKWWRSSNGTKQKRRNETSASQSAECQDILPYRRRISCPICGKIFFYDSVFDTHWRKHTGEKPYKCLECGKSFARSSEITIHQRIHTGEKPYKCMDCGKGFVRSTELTVHRRIHTGEKPYKCLECGKSFARSANLTVHKRIHTGEKPYKCIDCGKSFTQSTHLLLHQRVRTGKKPYECLDCGKCFAQNTELTVHQRIHTGEKPYKCVDCGKCFARSRELTDHRRVHTGEKPYKCTDCGKSFARNTHLVLHQRIHTGEKPYKCVDCGKSFARNTHLTLHQRIHTGEKPYKCVDCGKFFAQSAQLTVHRRIHTGEKPYKCVDCGKCFAQNIDLTVHRRTHTGEKPYKCMDCGKCFAQSAQLTVHRRIHTGEKPYKCVDCGKHFAQNTELTVHQRIHTGEKPYTCVDCGKSFARSMLLSNHRRIHTGEKPYKCVDCGKSFAQNTHLVLHQRIHTGEKPYKCMDCGKCFAQSAQLTVHRHIHTGDKPYKCLECGKSFARSSELTIHQRIHTGEKPYKCLECGKSFAQSANFIVHKRIHTGEKPYKCIDCGKSFTRNAYLSLHQRVHTGKKPYECVDCGKCYTQNTGLTVHQRSHTGEKPYKCLDCGKSFARSTELTDHRHIHTGEKPYKCMDCGKSFSRNTHLVFHQRIHTGEKPHKCMECGKSFAQSTYLTLHQRIHTREKPYKCTDCGKCFARSATLTVHRRIHTGEKPYKCVYCGKSFAQNIDLTGHQRIHTGEKPYKCIDCGKNFARSKELTVHRRIHTGEKTNKCVDCGKSFARRKDFTSHQRNYTGEKPYKCADCGMSFAQMATLSVH